In Dama dama isolate Ldn47 chromosome 9, ASM3311817v1, whole genome shotgun sequence, the following proteins share a genomic window:
- the IL17B gene encoding interleukin-17B encodes MDWPYNLLFLLTISIFLGLGQPRNPKGKRKGPGRPGTLTPGPHQLPLDLVSRAKPYARMEEYERNLAEMVAQLRNSSEPARRKCEVNLQLWLSNKRSLSPWGYSINHDPSRIPADLPEARCLCLGCVNPFTMQEDRSMVSVPVFSQVPVRRRLCPLPPRTGPCRQRAVMETIAVGCTCIF; translated from the exons CTGTTCCTTCTCACCATTTCCATCTTCCTGGGGCTGGGCCAGCCCAGGAACCCCAAAGGCAAGAGAAAGGGGCCAGGGCGGCCTGGGACCCTGACCCCTGGGCCTCACCAGTTGCCGCTGGACCTGGTGTCCCGGGCAAAGCCCTATGCCCGCATGGAGGAATatgagaggaacctggcggagaTGGTGGCCCAGCTGAGGAACAGCTCCGAGCCGGCCAGGAGGAAGTGCGAGGTCAACCTGCAGCTGTGGCTGTCCAACAAGAGGAGCCTGTCACCCTGGGGCTACAG CATCAACCATGACCCCAGCCGCATTCCTGCAGACCTGCCGGAGGCGCGGTGCTTGTGtctgggctgcgtgaaccccttCACCATGCAGGAGGACCGCAGCATGGTGAGCGTGCCCGTGTTCAGCCAGGTGCCTGTGCGTCGCCGCCTCTGCCCGTTGCCGCCACGCACCGGGCCCTGCCGCCAGCGCGCGGTCATGGAGACCATCGCCGTGGGCTGCACCTGCATCTTCTGA
- the PCYOX1L gene encoding prenylcysteine oxidase-like isoform X1 — MAHAARLLAALAALLAAAATGDARPSKIGDLPDPGIEPASLVPPTLAGKFLTTAPPGKPTMGLVRTNLLLFAVVGAGIGGSAVAHFLQQHFGPRVQIDVFEKGTVGGRLATISVNKQHYESGAASFHSLSLHMQGFVKQLGLRHRREVGGRSAIFNGENFVLEETDWYLLNLFRLWWHYGISFLRLQMWVEEVMEKFMRIYKYQAHGYAFSGVEELLYSLGESAFVNMTQRSVAESLLQVGVTQRFIDDVVSAVLRASYGQSAAMPAFAGAMSLAGAQGSLWSVEGGNKLVCSGLLKLTKANVIHATVTTVTLQPTEGKPLYRVRYENEAGTGSDNYDIVVIATPLHLDNSSTIAFEGFDPPIDVVQGSFQPTVVSLVHGYLNSSYFGFPDPKLFPFANILTTDFPSFFCALDNICPVNISASFRRKQPQEAAVWRVQSPQPLLRSQLKTLFRSYYSVQTAEWQAHPAHSPHTPLPRFTLHDQLFHLNALEWAASSVEVTAVAAKNVALLAFNRWYQDLDKIDQKDLMHKVKTEL; from the exons ATGGCCCACGCTGCCCGGCTCCTCGCCGCGCTGGCCGCGCTCCTCGCTGCCGCCGCTACAGGCGATGCCCGGCCCAGTAAAATCG gggatcttcctgatccagggatcgaacctgcgtctcttgtacctcctacattggcaggcaaattcttgactactgcgccacctggaaagcccaccatGGGTCTAGTAAGGACAAATCTCCTTCTCTTTG CTGTTGTTGGAGCTGGAATCGGGGGCTCTGCTGTGGCCCACTTCCTCCAACAGCACTTTGGCCCCCGGGTGCAGATCGACGTGTTCGAGAAGGGGACCGTGGGTGGCCGCCTAGCCACCATCTCCGTCAACAAGCAGCACTATGAGAGCGGTGCCGCCTCCTTTCACTCCCTGAGCCTCCACATGCAGGGTTTCGTCAAGCAGCTGG GGCTGCGGCACCGGCGCGAGGTGGGAGGCAGGAGTGCCATCTTCAATGGGGAGAACTTCGTGCTGGAGGAGACGGACTGGTACCTGCTGAACCTCTTCCGCCTCTGGTGGCACTACGGCATCAGCTTCCTGAGACTGCAGATGTGGGTGGAGGAGGTCATGGAGAAGTTCATGAG GATCTATAAGTACCAGGCGCACGGTTATGCCTTCTCGGGTGTGGAGGAACTGCTCTACTCGCTGGGGGAATCCGCCTTTGTCAACATGACCCAGCGCTCTGTGGCTGAGTCCCTGCTCCAGGTGGGCGTCACCCAGCGCTTTATCGACGACGTAGTCTCCGCCGTCCTGCGGGCCAGCTACGGCCAGTCAGCAGCGATGCCTGCCTTTGCCG GAGCCATGTCTCTAGCCGGGGCCCAAGGTAGCCTGTGGTCTGTGGAAGGAGGCAACAAGCTGGTTTGTTCTGGTCTGCTGAAGCTCACCAAGGCCAACGTGATCCATGCCACCGTGACCACTGTGACCCTGCAGCCAACAG AGGGGAAACCCTTGTATCGGGTCAGGTATGAGAATGAGGCGGGCACGGGCTCTGACAACTATGACATAGTGGTCATCGCCACCCCCCTGCACCTGGACAACAGCAGCACCATCGCCTTTGAAGGATTCGACCCGCCCATCGATGTCGTCCAGGGCTCTTTCCAGCCCACCGTCGTCTCCTTGGTCCACGGCTACCTCAACTCTTCCTACTTTGGCTTCCCCGACCCTAAGCTTTTCCCCTTTGCCAATATCCTTACCACAGATTTTCCCAGCTTCTTCTGTGCCCTGGACAACATCTGTCCTGTCAACATCTCAGCCAGCTTCCGGCGGAAGCAGCCTCAGGAGGCCGCTGTTTGGCGAGTCCagtccccccagcccctcctccggTCCCAGCTGAAGACACTCTTTCGCTCCTATTACTCAGTCCAGACAGCCGAGTGGCAGGCCCACCCCGCCCACAGCCCCCACACCCCGCTCCCACGGTTCACACTGCACGACCAGCTCTTCCACCTCAATGCCCTGGAGTGGGCGGCCAGCTCCGTGGAGGTGACGGCTGTGGCTGCCAAGAACGTGGCACTGCTGGCTTTCAACCGCTGGTACCAGGACCTAGACAAGATTGACCAAAAGGATTTGATGCACAAGGTGAAGACCGAGCTGTGA
- the GRPEL2 gene encoding grpE protein homolog 2, mitochondrial gives MAARLLWAVRRQMQPLASHAASEGRGWLHPFSTATQRTAGEDCNSEDPPDELGPSLAERALKLKAVKLEKEVQDLTVRYQRAVADSENIRRRTQRCVEDAKIFGIQSFCKDLVEVADILEKTTECISEETEPADQKLTLEKIFRGLSLLEAKLKSVFTKHGLEKMTPIGDKYDPHEHELICHVPAGVGVQPGTVAFVRQDGYKLHGRTIRLARVEVAVESQRRL, from the exons AtggccgccaggctcctgtgggcGGTCCGGCGGCAGATGCAACCCCTGGCCTCGCATGCCGCGTCCGAGGGCAG GGGATGGCTGCATCCTTTCAGCACTGCCACTCAGAGAACCGCTGGTGAAGACTGCAATTCTGAGGACCCCCCTGATGAACTGGGACCTTCTCTTGCAGAACGCGCcttaaagctaaaagctgttaaactggagaaggaagtccAAGATTTAACA GTGAGATACCAGAGAGCTGTAGCTGACAGTGAAAATATAAGAAGGCGAACCCAGAGATGTGTAGAAGATGCCAAGATATTTG GAATTCAGAGTTTCTGTAAGGATTTGGTGGAGGTTGCAGACATTTTGGAGAAGACTACAGAGTGTATTTCTGAAGAAACAGAGCCTGCAGACCAGAAGCTTACTCTGGAGAAGATCTTCCGAGGATTGTCACTTTTAGAAGCAAAGCTGAAAAGTGTGTTCACCAAACACGGCCTGGAGAAGATGACACCCATCGGTGACAAATATGACCCTCATGAGCATGAACTCATTTGTCACGTGCCAGCTGGTGTTGGGGTGCAGCCTGGCACCGTGGCATTCGTAAGGCAAGACGGCTACAAGCTTCATGGCCGCACCATTAGACTTGCCCGGGTTGAAGTGGCAGTAGAGTCTCAGAGAAGACTGTGA
- the PCYOX1L gene encoding prenylcysteine oxidase-like isoform X2 — MAHAARLLAALAALLAAAATGDARPSKIAVVGAGIGGSAVAHFLQQHFGPRVQIDVFEKGTVGGRLATISVNKQHYESGAASFHSLSLHMQGFVKQLGLRHRREVGGRSAIFNGENFVLEETDWYLLNLFRLWWHYGISFLRLQMWVEEVMEKFMRIYKYQAHGYAFSGVEELLYSLGESAFVNMTQRSVAESLLQVGVTQRFIDDVVSAVLRASYGQSAAMPAFAGAMSLAGAQGSLWSVEGGNKLVCSGLLKLTKANVIHATVTTVTLQPTEGKPLYRVRYENEAGTGSDNYDIVVIATPLHLDNSSTIAFEGFDPPIDVVQGSFQPTVVSLVHGYLNSSYFGFPDPKLFPFANILTTDFPSFFCALDNICPVNISASFRRKQPQEAAVWRVQSPQPLLRSQLKTLFRSYYSVQTAEWQAHPAHSPHTPLPRFTLHDQLFHLNALEWAASSVEVTAVAAKNVALLAFNRWYQDLDKIDQKDLMHKVKTEL; from the exons ATGGCCCACGCTGCCCGGCTCCTCGCCGCGCTGGCCGCGCTCCTCGCTGCCGCCGCTACAGGCGATGCCCGGCCCAGTAAAATCG CTGTTGTTGGAGCTGGAATCGGGGGCTCTGCTGTGGCCCACTTCCTCCAACAGCACTTTGGCCCCCGGGTGCAGATCGACGTGTTCGAGAAGGGGACCGTGGGTGGCCGCCTAGCCACCATCTCCGTCAACAAGCAGCACTATGAGAGCGGTGCCGCCTCCTTTCACTCCCTGAGCCTCCACATGCAGGGTTTCGTCAAGCAGCTGG GGCTGCGGCACCGGCGCGAGGTGGGAGGCAGGAGTGCCATCTTCAATGGGGAGAACTTCGTGCTGGAGGAGACGGACTGGTACCTGCTGAACCTCTTCCGCCTCTGGTGGCACTACGGCATCAGCTTCCTGAGACTGCAGATGTGGGTGGAGGAGGTCATGGAGAAGTTCATGAG GATCTATAAGTACCAGGCGCACGGTTATGCCTTCTCGGGTGTGGAGGAACTGCTCTACTCGCTGGGGGAATCCGCCTTTGTCAACATGACCCAGCGCTCTGTGGCTGAGTCCCTGCTCCAGGTGGGCGTCACCCAGCGCTTTATCGACGACGTAGTCTCCGCCGTCCTGCGGGCCAGCTACGGCCAGTCAGCAGCGATGCCTGCCTTTGCCG GAGCCATGTCTCTAGCCGGGGCCCAAGGTAGCCTGTGGTCTGTGGAAGGAGGCAACAAGCTGGTTTGTTCTGGTCTGCTGAAGCTCACCAAGGCCAACGTGATCCATGCCACCGTGACCACTGTGACCCTGCAGCCAACAG AGGGGAAACCCTTGTATCGGGTCAGGTATGAGAATGAGGCGGGCACGGGCTCTGACAACTATGACATAGTGGTCATCGCCACCCCCCTGCACCTGGACAACAGCAGCACCATCGCCTTTGAAGGATTCGACCCGCCCATCGATGTCGTCCAGGGCTCTTTCCAGCCCACCGTCGTCTCCTTGGTCCACGGCTACCTCAACTCTTCCTACTTTGGCTTCCCCGACCCTAAGCTTTTCCCCTTTGCCAATATCCTTACCACAGATTTTCCCAGCTTCTTCTGTGCCCTGGACAACATCTGTCCTGTCAACATCTCAGCCAGCTTCCGGCGGAAGCAGCCTCAGGAGGCCGCTGTTTGGCGAGTCCagtccccccagcccctcctccggTCCCAGCTGAAGACACTCTTTCGCTCCTATTACTCAGTCCAGACAGCCGAGTGGCAGGCCCACCCCGCCCACAGCCCCCACACCCCGCTCCCACGGTTCACACTGCACGACCAGCTCTTCCACCTCAATGCCCTGGAGTGGGCGGCCAGCTCCGTGGAGGTGACGGCTGTGGCTGCCAAGAACGTGGCACTGCTGGCTTTCAACCGCTGGTACCAGGACCTAGACAAGATTGACCAAAAGGATTTGATGCACAAGGTGAAGACCGAGCTGTGA
- the PCYOX1L gene encoding prenylcysteine oxidase-like isoform X3, whose product MAHAARLLAALAALLAAAATGDARPSKIGLRHRREVGGRSAIFNGENFVLEETDWYLLNLFRLWWHYGISFLRLQMWVEEVMEKFMRIYKYQAHGYAFSGVEELLYSLGESAFVNMTQRSVAESLLQVGVTQRFIDDVVSAVLRASYGQSAAMPAFAGAMSLAGAQGSLWSVEGGNKLVCSGLLKLTKANVIHATVTTVTLQPTEGKPLYRVRYENEAGTGSDNYDIVVIATPLHLDNSSTIAFEGFDPPIDVVQGSFQPTVVSLVHGYLNSSYFGFPDPKLFPFANILTTDFPSFFCALDNICPVNISASFRRKQPQEAAVWRVQSPQPLLRSQLKTLFRSYYSVQTAEWQAHPAHSPHTPLPRFTLHDQLFHLNALEWAASSVEVTAVAAKNVALLAFNRWYQDLDKIDQKDLMHKVKTEL is encoded by the exons ATGGCCCACGCTGCCCGGCTCCTCGCCGCGCTGGCCGCGCTCCTCGCTGCCGCCGCTACAGGCGATGCCCGGCCCAGTAAAATCG GGCTGCGGCACCGGCGCGAGGTGGGAGGCAGGAGTGCCATCTTCAATGGGGAGAACTTCGTGCTGGAGGAGACGGACTGGTACCTGCTGAACCTCTTCCGCCTCTGGTGGCACTACGGCATCAGCTTCCTGAGACTGCAGATGTGGGTGGAGGAGGTCATGGAGAAGTTCATGAG GATCTATAAGTACCAGGCGCACGGTTATGCCTTCTCGGGTGTGGAGGAACTGCTCTACTCGCTGGGGGAATCCGCCTTTGTCAACATGACCCAGCGCTCTGTGGCTGAGTCCCTGCTCCAGGTGGGCGTCACCCAGCGCTTTATCGACGACGTAGTCTCCGCCGTCCTGCGGGCCAGCTACGGCCAGTCAGCAGCGATGCCTGCCTTTGCCG GAGCCATGTCTCTAGCCGGGGCCCAAGGTAGCCTGTGGTCTGTGGAAGGAGGCAACAAGCTGGTTTGTTCTGGTCTGCTGAAGCTCACCAAGGCCAACGTGATCCATGCCACCGTGACCACTGTGACCCTGCAGCCAACAG AGGGGAAACCCTTGTATCGGGTCAGGTATGAGAATGAGGCGGGCACGGGCTCTGACAACTATGACATAGTGGTCATCGCCACCCCCCTGCACCTGGACAACAGCAGCACCATCGCCTTTGAAGGATTCGACCCGCCCATCGATGTCGTCCAGGGCTCTTTCCAGCCCACCGTCGTCTCCTTGGTCCACGGCTACCTCAACTCTTCCTACTTTGGCTTCCCCGACCCTAAGCTTTTCCCCTTTGCCAATATCCTTACCACAGATTTTCCCAGCTTCTTCTGTGCCCTGGACAACATCTGTCCTGTCAACATCTCAGCCAGCTTCCGGCGGAAGCAGCCTCAGGAGGCCGCTGTTTGGCGAGTCCagtccccccagcccctcctccggTCCCAGCTGAAGACACTCTTTCGCTCCTATTACTCAGTCCAGACAGCCGAGTGGCAGGCCCACCCCGCCCACAGCCCCCACACCCCGCTCCCACGGTTCACACTGCACGACCAGCTCTTCCACCTCAATGCCCTGGAGTGGGCGGCCAGCTCCGTGGAGGTGACGGCTGTGGCTGCCAAGAACGTGGCACTGCTGGCTTTCAACCGCTGGTACCAGGACCTAGACAAGATTGACCAAAAGGATTTGATGCACAAGGTGAAGACCGAGCTGTGA